A region of Oceanicoccus sp. KOV_DT_Chl DNA encodes the following proteins:
- a CDS encoding general secretion pathway protein GspB: MSLILDALNRADQERSEENNQINLHASHIPATAAHNPVRRWVIEAVLVTVAVAALVYSQWPQPIASPVIDDQAVPINNQASLPNPVTIIQEPSVPPISAKKTAAVSKNLSATTEADPKKERVVTAKISAEQKTIASLYQQQANPIVTPSAAKKVAKPIDNTQSILQQIPLLAQLSTRFQQTLPSMEYSVHMHAEGGKGFVTINGEMRKTGAIIEPGIRVIAILPDSVVLEFNNRQFRLPALNSWVNY, translated from the coding sequence ATGTCTTTAATTCTCGATGCTCTCAACCGTGCTGACCAAGAGCGCAGTGAAGAAAATAATCAAATTAATTTGCACGCCAGTCATATTCCTGCAACCGCAGCGCACAATCCGGTACGGCGCTGGGTGATAGAAGCGGTATTAGTTACCGTGGCAGTGGCAGCTTTGGTGTATTCGCAGTGGCCACAGCCCATAGCCAGTCCTGTTATTGATGATCAGGCTGTGCCTATTAATAATCAAGCATCACTACCAAACCCTGTTACTATCATCCAAGAACCGAGCGTGCCACCGATTAGTGCAAAAAAAACCGCAGCTGTTAGCAAAAATCTCAGCGCAACGACTGAAGCTGATCCAAAAAAAGAACGCGTTGTTACGGCAAAAATTTCTGCCGAACAAAAAACAATTGCGTCCTTGTATCAACAGCAAGCCAATCCGATCGTTACGCCTTCAGCGGCTAAAAAAGTTGCCAAGCCAATAGATAATACGCAGTCAATTTTGCAGCAGATTCCTTTGCTAGCGCAACTATCTACACGCTTCCAACAAACGCTCCCGAGTATGGAATACTCTGTACATATGCATGCTGAAGGCGGTAAAGGGTTTGTAACCATTAATGGTGAGATGCGTAAAACCGGAGCAATTATAGAGCCGGGAATTCGTGTTATTGCTATTTTACCCGATAGTGTTGTGTTGGAATTTAACAATCGCCAGTTCCGCTTACCGGCACTTAATAGCTGGGTAAACTATTAG
- a CDS encoding methyl-accepting chemotaxis protein produces the protein MPIINITVTARIIAGYLIALLLAIVILITGLVGINDIFSSFKNVTTRALPMTETASSMLSNQLQATIQLMAYQQTEKIKNLNDIEQRYTVLTEKNNALNKQLRGLAQDEKKISAELLLVENYQKKMRAASTQLMTYHRASLNSANVVREQREEFSDMGDEVVSYAADIESQAVSNSTQTLLSDITRILGKISSAALNSLDSPLIAAVKSVNKDNAADFNDVDNKFQLLERWGVFEGSNDYQNLKQSYNRFKEACIGANSLSLARIDQLEKIQQTNQQMQIIEAMGLDVVTALKNLAAEIHGTMTTISQQTEASVSSSKAQIISIAAVASVVIAVLAFLVTQSISKPLSSIVAAIKVVASGDLRQTFEIGRKDELRELSSAMQHLVTQLRAMLEEINLNSTQLSATAEETATISEQSFNSIARQKDQTNMIATGVEEMTATVEEVSRSINNTLERVEDAHNEVNIGTRLLSENIKSIRKLSADIDNSSTVIERLNEDTENVGTVLDVIRGVAEQTNLLALNAAIEAARAGEQGRGFAVVADEVRTLASRTQQSTQEIQDMIVRLQAGAREAVGSMKSSREEALNSVDGITKAGEMLTLVAEAIDIIKDMSHQISSAAEEQTVAAQEQNRNIVAIAAVSEETATGAQENQMASQELARMAETQLALINKFKV, from the coding sequence ATGCCCATCATTAATATCACTGTTACTGCGAGAATTATTGCTGGTTATTTAATAGCGTTACTGTTAGCGATAGTAATTCTTATTACTGGTTTAGTTGGCATTAATGACATTTTTAGTAGCTTTAAAAATGTCACTACTCGAGCACTGCCTATGACTGAGACCGCTTCCAGCATGCTATCCAACCAGTTGCAGGCGACCATACAATTAATGGCATACCAGCAGACTGAAAAAATAAAAAACCTGAATGATATAGAACAGCGCTATACAGTATTAACTGAAAAAAATAATGCATTGAATAAGCAATTGAGAGGCCTGGCTCAGGACGAAAAAAAAATATCAGCTGAATTACTACTTGTTGAAAACTACCAGAAAAAAATGCGGGCTGCGAGTACACAGTTGATGACGTATCATCGGGCGAGTTTAAATAGTGCCAACGTTGTGCGCGAGCAACGCGAAGAATTTTCAGATATGGGTGATGAGGTGGTCAGTTACGCCGCGGATATAGAAAGTCAAGCCGTCAGCAATAGCACGCAAACGCTTCTCAGTGATATCACGCGAATATTGGGTAAGATATCGAGCGCAGCATTAAATAGTTTAGATAGCCCATTAATTGCGGCTGTGAAATCTGTGAATAAAGATAATGCCGCAGATTTTAATGATGTCGATAATAAGTTTCAGCTGCTTGAGCGCTGGGGGGTGTTTGAAGGTTCCAATGATTATCAAAATTTAAAACAATCCTACAATCGATTTAAAGAAGCCTGTATTGGTGCAAACAGTTTATCCTTAGCAAGAATTGATCAACTAGAGAAAATTCAGCAGACCAATCAGCAAATGCAGATCATTGAGGCAATGGGTTTAGACGTTGTCACCGCCCTAAAAAACCTTGCCGCAGAAATTCATGGGACAATGACTACTATTTCACAACAGACTGAAGCAAGCGTTAGTAGCAGCAAGGCACAGATAATATCTATTGCCGCAGTAGCGAGTGTAGTAATCGCGGTTCTTGCTTTTTTGGTAACACAATCTATTAGTAAACCATTAAGCAGTATTGTTGCTGCGATTAAAGTAGTTGCCAGTGGCGACTTACGACAAACATTTGAAATTGGTCGCAAGGATGAATTGAGGGAGCTATCTTCAGCAATGCAACATCTTGTTACACAATTGCGAGCGATGTTGGAAGAGATCAATCTCAACTCCACACAATTATCTGCGACAGCGGAAGAAACCGCCACCATTTCAGAACAAAGCTTTAATAGTATTGCCCGCCAAAAAGATCAAACGAATATGATAGCTACAGGTGTTGAAGAGATGACGGCAACGGTTGAAGAAGTGTCTCGAAGTATTAACAACACCCTGGAGAGAGTAGAAGATGCCCACAATGAAGTGAATATAGGGACCCGTTTATTAAGCGAGAATATAAAGTCTATACGAAAATTATCTGCTGATATTGATAATAGCTCCACAGTTATTGAGCGACTCAATGAAGATACAGAAAATGTGGGTACGGTTTTGGATGTGATTAGAGGTGTTGCTGAACAAACGAATTTATTGGCTTTAAATGCCGCCATTGAGGCCGCGCGAGCGGGTGAGCAGGGCCGTGGTTTTGCGGTAGTTGCCGATGAGGTGCGCACTTTGGCGAGCCGTACTCAACAATCTACCCAGGAAATTCAGGACATGATTGTACGTTTGCAAGCGGGAGCCCGTGAAGCAGTAGGTTCAATGAAAAGTAGTAGGGAAGAGGCGCTAAATAGTGTTGATGGTATAACTAAAGCAGGTGAAATGTTAACTCTGGTGGCTGAAGCGATAGATATTATTAAGGATATGAGTCACCAGATTTCCAGTGCAGCTGAAGAACAAACGGTAGCAGCTCAGGAGCAAAATCGAAATATTGTTGCCATAGCGGCAGTCTCTGAAGAGACCGCAACAGGGGCACAAGAAAATCAAATGGCCAGCCAAGAGTTGGCGCGAATGGCCGAAACACAATTGGCATTAATCAATAAATTTAAAGTGTAA
- a CDS encoding LysR family transcriptional regulator — MRYTLRQLEVFLATAHFENVTKAAKSLSMSQSAASGALKDLEQQFDVQLFDRIGKRLQANELGKLLRPRAESLLEQARELEQELISHRDIGHLNLGATLTIGNYLAVGLMAEFMREHPGAQISLEVANTESIARQVANFDLDIGLVEGELHHPDLEVTHWRDDELVVFCAPTHGLAAKGTLSDQDLLTAEWILREQGSGTRQGFDRAMHGLLSNQIIKLELQHTEAIIRAVEAGLGISCLSRITLKDSFARGSLVPLSVPHRDLLRAFYFVLHKNKYRSAGIESWLELCRRYTQ; from the coding sequence ATGCGCTATACACTACGACAACTAGAGGTCTTTCTGGCTACTGCACATTTTGAAAATGTGACCAAAGCGGCCAAGAGTCTGTCCATGTCACAATCCGCAGCAAGCGGTGCTTTGAAAGATCTGGAGCAGCAATTTGATGTCCAGTTATTTGATCGTATAGGCAAGCGTTTACAAGCTAATGAACTGGGGAAGTTGTTGCGCCCTAGGGCTGAATCGCTACTGGAACAAGCGCGGGAATTGGAACAGGAACTGATTAGCCATCGTGATATTGGTCACTTGAATCTAGGTGCCACACTCACCATTGGTAATTATCTAGCGGTTGGGTTAATGGCTGAATTTATGCGGGAGCACCCCGGTGCCCAGATTAGTCTGGAGGTGGCGAATACCGAGTCCATAGCCAGGCAAGTCGCTAATTTTGATTTGGATATTGGCTTGGTAGAAGGAGAGCTGCATCACCCTGACCTCGAAGTCACTCATTGGCGGGATGACGAGTTGGTGGTGTTTTGTGCGCCTACACACGGACTGGCGGCAAAGGGAACGCTGAGTGATCAGGATTTGCTAACTGCTGAGTGGATTTTACGGGAGCAAGGCTCAGGGACCCGCCAAGGTTTTGATCGAGCCATGCATGGCTTACTCTCAAACCAGATTATCAAGTTGGAATTGCAGCACACCGAAGCAATTATACGAGCAGTAGAAGCTGGGTTGGGTATTTCCTGTTTATCGCGGATTACACTAAAAGATTCTTTCGCAAGGGGGAGTTTGGTGCCCTTGTCGGTGCCGCACCGTGATTTGCTGCGCGCGTTTTATTTTGTCTTACACAAAAATAAATATCGCAGCGCAGGTATTGAAAGTTGGTTGGAGTTGTGTCGCCGTTACACGCAATAA
- a CDS encoding ferredoxin--NADP reductase, translated as MAALLTEQVTQVNHWTDTLFSFKTTRNSGFRFKNGHFTMIGLQQEGRPLMRAYSIASANYEDELEFFSIKVPDGPLTSKLQAIKPGDEILISSKPTGTLILDNLLPGRNLYLISTGTGLAPFMSIIKDPETYEKFEKVILTHGCRYVDELAYQETINNHLPENEYFGEMIKQQLIYYPTVTREAFKNEGRITDLLASGKLAQDVGLPAINAADDRFMICGSPSMLKDTCNILDAQGFNEARHGNAAEYVIERAFVE; from the coding sequence ATGGCCGCACTACTCACCGAACAAGTGACTCAAGTTAATCACTGGACCGACACCCTGTTCAGCTTTAAGACCACGCGCAATTCAGGTTTTCGTTTTAAAAATGGCCACTTCACCATGATTGGCTTGCAACAGGAAGGCCGCCCCTTAATGCGTGCCTATAGTATTGCCAGTGCAAATTATGAAGATGAGCTGGAGTTTTTTAGCATCAAAGTACCTGATGGCCCGCTAACATCCAAGCTACAGGCAATTAAGCCTGGTGATGAAATCCTCATTAGCAGCAAACCCACCGGTACCTTGATTCTTGATAACTTGCTACCGGGGCGCAACTTGTATTTGATTAGTACCGGCACCGGACTCGCGCCTTTTATGAGTATTATCAAGGATCCGGAAACTTACGAAAAATTTGAGAAAGTTATTCTTACTCACGGCTGTCGTTATGTGGATGAGCTAGCTTATCAGGAAACGATTAACAATCACCTGCCGGAAAACGAGTACTTTGGTGAGATGATTAAACAGCAACTCATTTATTATCCCACCGTCACCCGTGAGGCCTTCAAAAATGAAGGCCGTATCACTGATTTATTAGCCAGCGGTAAATTAGCGCAAGATGTCGGCCTACCGGCTATCAATGCCGCCGATGACCGTTTTATGATTTGTGGCAGTCCCAGTATGTTGAAAGATACCTGCAACATTCTTGATGCACAGGGTTTTAATGAAGCACGTCATGGCAATGCAGCAGAGTACGTGATAGAAAGAGCTTTTGTAGAGTAA
- a CDS encoding DUF2970 domain-containing protein, whose amino-acid sequence MTKQEDKQEPLSFLQMVGSILASFFGVQSSENRERDFKRGKAKQFIAVGILMTIVWYGVIYLIVNVVLP is encoded by the coding sequence ATGACCAAGCAAGAAGACAAGCAAGAACCACTGAGTTTTTTGCAAATGGTGGGCAGTATCCTCGCTTCTTTTTTCGGTGTACAAAGTTCCGAAAACAGGGAGCGGGACTTTAAGCGGGGCAAAGCGAAGCAATTCATTGCTGTTGGTATTTTAATGACTATTGTGTGGTACGGGGTGATTTATTTAATCGTTAACGTAGTACTTCCATAA
- a CDS encoding SMI1/KNR4 family protein, protein MDRVIEELRANSEAVPVPLELPDMDDIIDAEEQILVSLDYAFRQFLLTVSDVIVGSMEPVTVADPNSHTYLPEVAAVAWSLGLPRDMIPLCEYRGGYYCTNEDGEVHYWLDGEMSNDEPWRDVWVWAEHVWLNS, encoded by the coding sequence ATGGATAGGGTCATAGAAGAGCTTAGGGCTAACAGTGAAGCGGTGCCGGTTCCGCTTGAGCTTCCAGATATGGATGACATTATTGATGCTGAGGAACAAATTTTAGTGTCACTCGATTATGCGTTTCGCCAATTTTTATTAACCGTTAGTGATGTCATTGTCGGTTCGATGGAGCCGGTCACTGTGGCTGACCCCAATTCTCATACCTACTTACCGGAAGTAGCAGCAGTAGCCTGGTCGTTGGGTTTGCCGCGCGATATGATTCCCTTGTGTGAATACCGTGGCGGCTATTACTGCACTAACGAAGATGGTGAGGTGCATTACTGGCTTGATGGCGAAATGAGTAATGATGAGCCGTGGCGAGATGTGTGGGTGTGGGCTGAGCATGTGTGGTTGAATAGTTAA
- a CDS encoding TonB-dependent receptor, which translates to MFKRSIIASAIGATLISSASISVATAEQITVEEVVVTARKRAENLQEVPIAITAFTEKTIERAGIERPQDFIALTPNVTIVDSANAGDTQVTIRGITSTRDAEGTFAYVVDGVLLTNPNGFNQELFDIQQIEVLKGPQGAIYGRNAVAGAIIVTTKKPGDEFESTVSVGAGSNDLTKARISVSGPIVDGLKGSFSFSNRDDEGEYKNEFTGKDGSVDFLEEQNFRARLIWDVSDRVSIDATAGYREVEAGAINFNAVFALPTAAANFGDPNLYKDVNDHDFRFEFNVPGENEQENTFFSVKADVDMDWATLTTVVAYDNLEEYLLSDGTSAAFGLYSFDLSAAVGPGSPLSGPSVGEAQNACSASYQDLLASGAYNPGVNSPFFAFPGTVPGMASDIGFAPVYGLNALLPPYTQSTCDGYQYQQRDQESTSIEVRLASQGDGLQWMAGFYLAQIEREVAVSYGADLGDGYFGRKPYVPGRTDLLFNDQFDTDVASIFGSVDFDLTENQTLSIAGRYDQEDRDVSNKVPNVPGAQAFGGINPNTFAVATINPAYDGSFTDTISDRSEEFSQFQPKVSWRWVATEDASVYASYGVGFRSGGFNNIGSKDLVDSVFGTFGTEPQELNDDYDKEVSKSFELGVKSEWWDKRLRVNAAVFHTEVEDSQFFNFLAGNFGILRVVTNIDEVTLQGAEIDFEALLTDSVTLYGAVGITNSEIDKNSNRPYTEGNDAPLTPESTANLGVQWSNNITNGMELVARLDWQYVGETWFSTVQGDVTTNAFTDVSALYQGIGGAFGDVTTGGPGIPAGGIIGFGESNFDKGKRDAYDLLNLRISLEAESWTLTAWGDNILDEEYLEEIIPAPEFGGYFIHPAKGESYGLDFTYRF; encoded by the coding sequence TAGAAGAGGTTGTCGTTACAGCGCGAAAACGGGCAGAGAATTTACAAGAAGTGCCGATCGCCATTACCGCGTTCACTGAAAAAACGATAGAGCGAGCGGGTATTGAGAGGCCCCAGGACTTTATCGCATTGACTCCTAACGTCACGATTGTTGATTCCGCTAATGCGGGCGACACTCAGGTAACTATTCGCGGTATTACTTCAACCCGGGACGCGGAAGGCACTTTTGCCTATGTTGTTGACGGCGTCTTGCTGACTAATCCTAATGGCTTTAACCAGGAGTTATTCGATATTCAACAAATCGAAGTATTGAAAGGGCCACAAGGAGCCATTTATGGTCGCAATGCGGTTGCCGGTGCAATCATTGTTACTACTAAAAAGCCGGGTGATGAGTTTGAAAGCACGGTCAGTGTAGGTGCTGGCTCCAATGATTTAACGAAAGCCAGAATCAGTGTCAGTGGCCCTATTGTTGATGGATTAAAAGGTAGCTTCTCCTTTAGCAACCGCGATGATGAGGGCGAGTATAAAAATGAATTCACCGGTAAAGATGGCAGCGTGGATTTTCTCGAAGAGCAGAACTTTCGGGCACGCTTAATCTGGGATGTCAGTGATCGGGTTAGTATTGATGCGACGGCAGGTTATAGAGAAGTCGAAGCAGGCGCCATCAACTTCAATGCTGTTTTTGCTTTACCTACCGCCGCGGCAAACTTCGGTGATCCTAATTTATACAAAGATGTGAATGATCATGATTTCCGTTTTGAATTTAATGTACCCGGCGAAAACGAACAGGAAAACACCTTCTTCTCCGTTAAGGCGGATGTTGATATGGATTGGGCAACATTAACCACCGTTGTCGCTTACGATAATTTGGAAGAGTACCTATTATCAGATGGAACCAGCGCAGCGTTTGGTTTGTACTCATTTGATTTAAGCGCAGCAGTTGGACCAGGCTCTCCGTTGAGTGGTCCTAGTGTGGGTGAAGCGCAAAATGCCTGTTCTGCGAGCTATCAGGATTTATTAGCATCAGGTGCATATAATCCCGGTGTTAATTCTCCCTTCTTTGCGTTCCCAGGCACAGTACCTGGGATGGCTTCAGATATTGGTTTTGCCCCGGTGTACGGTTTAAATGCGTTATTACCGCCTTATACACAAAGTACCTGTGATGGTTATCAATACCAGCAGCGCGACCAGGAAAGTACGAGTATAGAAGTACGACTCGCTTCACAGGGTGATGGCCTGCAATGGATGGCCGGTTTTTATTTAGCGCAAATTGAACGGGAAGTTGCAGTATCTTATGGGGCAGATTTGGGTGATGGTTATTTTGGCCGTAAGCCCTACGTGCCAGGCAGAACCGATTTATTATTTAACGATCAATTTGATACTGATGTAGCCTCAATTTTTGGTTCAGTAGATTTTGATCTAACGGAAAATCAAACCTTATCAATTGCCGGACGCTACGATCAGGAAGATCGTGATGTGTCTAATAAAGTACCGAATGTGCCAGGTGCTCAGGCCTTTGGTGGTATTAATCCTAACACCTTTGCAGTGGCGACAATTAACCCTGCTTATGATGGTAGCTTTACTGACACCATTAGTGATCGCAGTGAAGAGTTTTCACAATTCCAGCCCAAGGTTTCATGGCGCTGGGTGGCAACCGAAGATGCGTCGGTCTATGCCAGCTATGGGGTGGGTTTTCGCAGCGGTGGGTTCAATAATATCGGTAGTAAGGATCTAGTGGATAGTGTGTTCGGTACTTTTGGCACTGAGCCACAAGAGCTCAATGATGATTATGATAAGGAAGTATCAAAGTCATTTGAGTTAGGTGTTAAATCCGAGTGGTGGGATAAGCGTTTACGAGTGAATGCGGCAGTTTTCCATACCGAAGTTGAAGACAGCCAATTCTTTAATTTCCTGGCCGGTAACTTTGGTATTTTACGGGTAGTCACCAATATCGATGAAGTGACTTTGCAGGGTGCAGAGATTGATTTTGAAGCATTACTTACCGATAGTGTAACTCTGTACGGTGCGGTGGGTATCACCAATAGTGAAATTGACAAAAACAGCAACCGCCCTTATACCGAAGGTAATGATGCACCGCTTACACCGGAATCAACCGCTAACTTAGGCGTGCAGTGGAGTAATAATATTACCAATGGTATGGAGTTAGTCGCACGTCTAGATTGGCAATATGTTGGTGAGACCTGGTTCAGTACGGTACAGGGGGACGTAACAACTAATGCCTTTACTGATGTATCCGCTTTGTATCAGGGTATTGGTGGTGCTTTTGGTGATGTTACTACAGGTGGCCCAGGTATACCGGCTGGTGGCATCATTGGTTTTGGTGAAAGTAATTTTGATAAAGGTAAGCGCGATGCTTATGACTTATTAAATTTGCGGATCAGCCTGGAAGCCGAAAGCTGGACCTTAACGGCTTGGGGCGACAATATTCTGGATGAAGAGTATTTGGAAGAAATTATTCCAGCGCCCGAGTTTGGCGGTTACTTTATTCATCCTGCCAAGGGTGAGTCTTACGGCTTGGATTTCACCTACCGCTTTTAA